In Amycolatopsis coloradensis, one genomic interval encodes:
- the zapE gene encoding cell division protein ZapE, with protein MPARLIDRRPELSADELITALVPPPRFDAVRFSTYVPNPDEPSQAEAVVTCGAFAKRVAEASSRKPKSKLRAFFGGGDEVPSGPMGLYLDGGFGVGKTHLLASTWHETPSPKAYGTFVELTHLVGALGFAEAVRRLSEHRFLAIDEFELDDPGDTMLVTRLLQELISAGVFVAATSNTLPDKLGEGRFAAADFLREIQSLSARFGVCRVDGPDYRHRGLPDAPPPASPEELEASVATHPESTVDDFDALCEHLGGLHPSRYGRLLDGVTRVHLRDIHPVPDQNVGLRLVAFADRLYDRAIPLVVSGEPVPELFTEEMVNGGYRKKYLRAVSRLTALARDAVQPS; from the coding sequence ATGCCCGCCCGCCTGATCGATCGCCGTCCGGAGCTGTCCGCCGACGAGCTGATCACCGCGCTCGTCCCGCCGCCGAGGTTCGACGCGGTCCGGTTCTCCACGTACGTGCCCAACCCGGACGAGCCGAGCCAGGCCGAAGCCGTCGTCACCTGTGGCGCGTTCGCGAAGCGCGTGGCGGAAGCGTCGAGCCGGAAGCCGAAGTCGAAGCTGCGCGCGTTCTTCGGCGGCGGGGACGAGGTGCCGTCCGGGCCGATGGGGCTCTACCTCGACGGCGGTTTCGGCGTGGGCAAGACACACCTGCTCGCCTCGACCTGGCACGAGACGCCGTCGCCCAAGGCGTACGGGACGTTCGTGGAGCTGACCCATCTCGTCGGCGCGCTGGGTTTCGCCGAGGCGGTGCGGCGGCTGTCCGAACACCGGTTCCTGGCGATCGACGAGTTCGAGCTCGACGACCCCGGTGACACCATGCTCGTCACACGGTTGCTGCAGGAGCTGATCTCGGCGGGCGTGTTCGTGGCGGCGACGTCCAACACGCTGCCGGACAAACTCGGCGAGGGCCGGTTCGCCGCCGCGGACTTCCTGCGCGAGATCCAGTCGCTGTCCGCCCGGTTCGGCGTCTGCCGCGTCGACGGCCCGGACTACCGGCACCGCGGCCTGCCGGACGCGCCGCCGCCCGCGAGCCCCGAGGAGCTGGAAGCCTCCGTCGCCACGCATCCCGAGTCCACTGTGGACGATTTCGACGCGTTGTGCGAACACCTGGGCGGCCTGCACCCTTCGCGCTACGGCAGGCTTCTCGACGGCGTGACCCGGGTGCACCTTCGCGACATCCACCCGGTGCCCGACCAGAACGTGGGACTGCGCCTGGTCGCCTTCGCCGACCGGCTCTACGACCGCGCGATCCCGCTGGTGGTCTCGGGCGAGCCCGTGCCGGAGCTGTTCACCGAGGAGATGGTCAACGGCGGCTACCGCAAGAAGTACCTGCGCGCCGTCAGCCGTCTGACGGCACTGGCGCGCGACGCCGTGCAGCCCAGCTGA
- a CDS encoding pyrimidine reductase family protein, protein MQLLWPTTPAEPVSDTDLERLYGYPEDLNRPWVQVNFVSSADGAAAVDELSEGLSHPADKRIFLMGRLLSDVILVGAGTARAEGYRGARVTPERAARRVALGLSEVPPIAVVTRSGDLDPEGPLFTDTKVPPIVITTEKAPRAELERAGADVLVAGTADVDLRRALALLGERGLRRVDCEGGPALFADLIAADLVDQLCLTVAPLLAGAGESRIARGRPAPEPRRMDLASVLVEDGFTMLRYRRREGG, encoded by the coding sequence GTGCAGCTTCTGTGGCCAACGACACCGGCGGAACCCGTCTCCGACACCGACCTCGAACGGCTCTATGGGTATCCGGAAGACCTGAACCGTCCCTGGGTCCAGGTCAACTTCGTCAGCTCCGCGGACGGCGCGGCGGCGGTCGACGAGCTGTCCGAGGGGCTTTCCCACCCCGCCGACAAGCGGATCTTCCTGATGGGACGGCTGCTCTCCGACGTGATCCTGGTCGGTGCGGGCACGGCGCGCGCCGAGGGCTATCGCGGCGCGCGCGTCACTCCCGAACGCGCCGCCCGCCGGGTCGCGCTCGGTCTGTCCGAGGTCCCGCCGATCGCGGTGGTGACCCGTTCCGGTGATCTCGACCCCGAGGGCCCGTTGTTCACCGACACCAAGGTCCCGCCGATCGTCATCACCACCGAGAAGGCGCCTCGCGCCGAGTTGGAGCGCGCGGGTGCCGACGTGCTCGTCGCGGGGACCGCCGACGTCGACCTCCGCCGGGCGCTCGCGCTGCTGGGCGAGCGCGGCCTGCGCCGTGTCGACTGCGAGGGCGGTCCGGCGCTGTTCGCCGACCTGATCGCCGCCGACCTCGTCGACCAGCTGTGCCTCACCGTCGCCCCGCTGCTGGCGGGAGCGGGCGAGAGCCGGATCGCGCGCGGCCGTCCGGCCCCGGAACCGCGGCGGATGGATCTCGCGTCCGTGCTCGTCGAAGACGGCTTCACCATGCTGCGCTACCGGCGCCGGGAGGGCGGGTGA
- a CDS encoding RNA polymerase sigma factor produces MSEAAPVPDEELVALAAAGDHGAFDTLVRRHTARMYRVALRITGSSSEAEDVVQEAWLSAWRALPGFRFESAVSTWLYRVTTNGALGAVRRRKPTVPLDEGDAGVVPGPEGHVVSAEQVGTVLRAIAELDVGQRIPLILREFEGLTYDEVAEVLEVSVPALRARLHRARVALLAKLGDNFRPGER; encoded by the coding sequence GTGAGCGAGGCCGCGCCGGTTCCGGACGAGGAACTGGTGGCACTGGCCGCCGCCGGGGACCACGGTGCGTTCGACACCTTGGTCCGGCGGCACACGGCCAGGATGTACCGGGTGGCGCTGCGGATCACCGGCAGCTCGTCCGAGGCCGAGGACGTCGTCCAGGAGGCCTGGCTCTCCGCGTGGCGGGCGCTGCCCGGCTTCCGGTTCGAATCCGCGGTGTCGACCTGGCTCTACCGGGTGACGACGAACGGCGCGCTCGGCGCGGTCCGGCGCCGGAAGCCGACCGTGCCGCTCGACGAGGGCGACGCGGGCGTCGTGCCTGGTCCGGAGGGTCACGTGGTGAGCGCCGAGCAGGTCGGCACGGTGCTGCGCGCGATCGCCGAACTGGACGTCGGCCAGCGGATCCCGCTGATTCTGCGAGAATTCGAAGGGTTGACCTACGACGAGGTGGCCGAGGTGCTCGAAGTCAGCGTGCCCGCCCTGCGTGCCCGTCTGCACCGCGCGAGGGTGGCGCTGCTGGCGAAACTCGGCGACAACTTCCGACCCGGGGAACGGTGA
- a CDS encoding Asp23/Gls24 family envelope stress response protein yields MAQPSASKPDTPVAGASLNEEGAAGKTTISSVVVQKVAGLATREVTGIHALGGGVSRAFGAIRERIPGSGTVTTSGVSVEVGEKQAAIDLDVVVEYGARIVDVARAVRRNVIGQVEQITGLEVIEVNIAVNDIHLPDENGGETETSRVE; encoded by the coding sequence ATGGCGCAGCCGAGCGCGAGCAAGCCCGACACCCCCGTGGCGGGGGCGTCCCTCAACGAGGAAGGAGCCGCCGGCAAGACCACGATCTCGTCGGTGGTGGTGCAGAAGGTGGCGGGTCTCGCCACCCGCGAGGTGACCGGGATCCACGCGCTGGGCGGCGGGGTCTCGCGGGCCTTCGGCGCGATCCGCGAGCGCATTCCCGGTTCCGGCACGGTCACCACGTCCGGTGTCTCGGTCGAGGTCGGCGAGAAGCAGGCGGCCATCGACCTCGACGTGGTCGTCGAGTACGGCGCCCGCATCGTCGACGTCGCGCGGGCGGTGCGCCGCAACGTGATCGGCCAGGTCGAGCAGATCACCGGCCTCGAGGTGATCGAGGTCAACATCGCGGTCAACGACATCCACCTGCCCGACGAGAACGGCGGCGAGACCGAGACCTCGCGGGTCGAGTGA
- a CDS encoding Asp23/Gls24 family envelope stress response protein, translating to MTVPPEPEDRGTLTISPSVVRKIAQHAADQVDGITRAERRIAGLGLGTHGASAKVGGEGNDVDLVLDVALNYPAPVRRIVGDLRARVTEEVERITSYQVRDISVTVSALLPDIAPRVR from the coding sequence ATGACCGTCCCGCCCGAACCCGAGGATCGCGGCACCCTCACCATCTCGCCGTCCGTGGTCCGCAAGATCGCGCAGCACGCCGCGGACCAGGTCGACGGGATCACGCGCGCGGAGCGGCGCATCGCCGGGCTCGGGCTCGGGACACACGGCGCGAGCGCGAAGGTCGGCGGTGAGGGCAACGACGTCGACCTCGTGCTCGACGTGGCGCTGAACTATCCGGCGCCGGTGCGGCGGATCGTCGGCGACCTGCGCGCCAGGGTCACCGAGGAGGTCGAGCGGATCACCTCGTACCAGGTGCGGGACATCTCGGTGACGGTCTCCGCGCTTCTGCCCGACATCGCGCCCCGCGTCCGCTAG
- a CDS encoding DUF6286 domain-containing protein, whose protein sequence is MRLIVRLLSALIGLALAAAGVLLALEVGWGWWRPGRGPLFLPWDDWRDTLAEQSWNASPVRYLAIAVAVLGLLLILAAASAGRRAIRLTDPANEVSVTTSPRSLARLVGVTVRAQDNVAGAKVTATAKKIRVRATSRLETEGELRPRLLATVSGLLDDVPLLRRPKVSVVVDSPKDRR, encoded by the coding sequence ATGCGTTTGATCGTCCGCCTGCTGTCGGCCCTGATCGGGCTGGCGCTGGCCGCCGCCGGGGTCCTGCTGGCACTGGAGGTCGGCTGGGGCTGGTGGCGGCCGGGGCGGGGCCCGCTGTTCCTCCCGTGGGACGACTGGCGCGACACGCTCGCGGAGCAGTCCTGGAACGCTTCCCCGGTCCGGTATCTCGCGATCGCCGTCGCGGTCCTGGGGCTGTTGCTGATCCTGGCGGCGGCCTCGGCCGGGCGGCGTGCCATCCGGCTGACCGATCCGGCGAACGAGGTCAGTGTGACCACATCACCGCGTTCCCTGGCGAGGCTGGTCGGGGTGACCGTGCGCGCGCAGGACAACGTCGCGGGCGCGAAGGTCACGGCCACCGCCAAGAAGATCCGTGTCCGCGCGACGAGCAGGCTGGAAACCGAAGGCGAGCTGCGTCCGCGGCTGCTGGCGACGGTCTCCGGTCTGCTCGACGACGTCCCGTTGCTGCGGCGGCCGAAGGTCTCGGTCGTCGTCGACTCCCCGAAGGACCGCCGATGA
- the amaP gene encoding alkaline shock response membrane anchor protein AmaP has translation MTRSVSAKALGRSTGTERTLTVLIGLVALLGGAAALVVGAGWLGTHRAGRPLVDPIALDWLSRHALASRIGAIVLGVLLLWLGLWWFFRSLRPEGRPDLELDDDLVVTSSAISEAVRADAERVDGVGRARVRAVGDKENPALRITLWLVEGTDLKRVWEQLDSTVLARARESLGVDVLPTAVRIELDTAAPQRVR, from the coding sequence ATGACCCGTTCGGTCTCCGCCAAGGCACTCGGCCGGTCCACCGGCACGGAACGGACCCTGACCGTCCTCATCGGACTCGTCGCGCTGCTCGGCGGCGCGGCGGCGCTCGTGGTCGGCGCGGGCTGGCTCGGCACGCACCGCGCCGGCAGGCCGCTCGTCGACCCGATCGCCCTCGACTGGCTGTCGCGGCACGCACTCGCCTCCCGGATCGGGGCGATCGTGCTCGGCGTTCTCCTGCTGTGGCTGGGACTGTGGTGGTTCTTCCGGTCGCTGCGCCCGGAAGGCCGTCCGGACCTCGAACTCGACGACGACCTCGTGGTGACCTCCTCGGCCATCTCCGAGGCCGTCCGCGCCGACGCGGAGAGGGTGGACGGGGTCGGGCGCGCCCGGGTCCGCGCGGTCGGCGACAAGGAGAATCCGGCGTTGCGGATCACGCTCTGGCTCGTCGAGGGCACCGACCTGAAACGGGTCTGGGAGCAGCTCGACAGCACGGTGCTGGCCCGCGCGCGGGAGTCGCTCGGGGTGGACGTCCTGCCGACGGCCGTCCGAATCGAACTCGACACGGCAGCACCGCAGCGGGTGCGCTGA
- a CDS encoding ATP-dependent DNA ligase, protein MSLPLTPPVKPMLAKPAKAIPDSGGLLFEPKWDGYRCLVFRDGDELTLQSRSEKPLNRYFPEVVERLKAALPERIVLDGELVVARDGKLDFDALTDRVHPAESRIKLLAEQTPAEFVAFDLLALGDESFLDEPTSTRRERLEKLASDGVHLTPATSDPAIARHWFALFEGAGLDGVIGKPLDEPYTPGKRVLLKYKHSRTADCVLAGLRWHVDGEPGELVGSFLLGLYDEDGVLHHPGVVGSFPVTRRRELAEELAPLITDGTDHPWLGDNVRENQRIPGGITRWKAKEAPWVPLKLEKVVEVGYEHTEAGFPSRFRHTAQFKRWRPDREPSSCTYAQLEEVARYDLDAVFRGEVKRTR, encoded by the coding sequence ATGTCGCTTCCCCTGACTCCGCCGGTCAAACCGATGCTCGCCAAACCGGCGAAAGCGATCCCCGATTCCGGCGGGCTGCTGTTCGAGCCGAAATGGGACGGGTACCGCTGCCTGGTGTTCCGCGACGGTGACGAGCTGACCTTGCAGTCGCGGTCGGAGAAGCCGCTCAACCGGTACTTTCCCGAGGTCGTCGAGCGGTTGAAGGCGGCGCTGCCCGAGCGGATCGTGCTGGACGGCGAACTGGTCGTCGCCAGGGACGGGAAGCTGGACTTCGACGCGCTCACCGACCGGGTCCACCCCGCCGAAAGCCGTATCAAGCTGCTGGCGGAGCAGACCCCGGCGGAGTTCGTCGCGTTCGACCTGCTGGCGCTGGGCGACGAGTCCTTTCTGGACGAACCGACGTCGACGCGGCGGGAGCGGCTGGAGAAATTGGCCTCCGACGGCGTCCACCTGACTCCGGCCACTTCGGATCCGGCGATCGCGCGGCACTGGTTCGCGCTGTTCGAGGGTGCGGGGCTCGACGGCGTCATCGGCAAACCGCTCGACGAGCCGTACACACCCGGCAAACGTGTTCTGCTGAAGTACAAGCACTCGCGCACCGCCGACTGCGTGCTCGCCGGGCTGCGCTGGCACGTCGACGGCGAACCGGGCGAGCTGGTCGGCTCGTTCCTGCTCGGGCTCTACGACGAGGACGGCGTGTTGCACCATCCCGGCGTCGTCGGTTCGTTCCCGGTCACCCGGCGGCGTGAGCTGGCCGAGGAGCTGGCGCCGCTGATCACCGACGGGACCGATCACCCCTGGCTGGGTGACAACGTGCGCGAGAACCAGCGGATCCCCGGCGGGATCACCCGGTGGAAGGCCAAGGAAGCCCCGTGGGTGCCGCTGAAGCTGGAGAAGGTGGTCGAGGTCGGCTACGAGCACACGGAGGCCGGATTTCCGTCGCGGTTCCGGCACACCGCGCAGTTCAAACGCTGGCGCCCCGACCGCGAGCCGTCCTCCTGCACCTATGCCCAGCTCGAGGAGGTCGCCCGCTACGACCTGGACGCGGTGTTCCGCGGCGAGGTGAAACGCACCCGCTAA